A part of Melittangium boletus DSM 14713 genomic DNA contains:
- a CDS encoding inorganic diphosphatase has protein sequence MHADLTRLPLRGKGGAFHVVVESPRGSTVKLKYEPELGIFTLSRPLVRGLRYPFDWGFIPSTRASDGDPLDAMVYWDQTTYPGVVLPCRALGVLKVDQKKKAGGRGRERNDRLLVVPTLAPRADNLNDIHELSSRERQELEHFFSVAVTFANKDLRLLGWEGADSAERLLEQAAARYEATR, from the coding sequence ATGCACGCGGATCTCACCCGCCTTCCCTTGCGCGGCAAGGGTGGCGCCTTCCATGTCGTGGTCGAGTCGCCCCGAGGCTCCACCGTGAAGCTCAAGTACGAGCCGGAGCTCGGGATCTTCACCCTCTCTCGCCCGCTGGTGCGGGGACTGCGCTACCCGTTCGACTGGGGCTTCATCCCCAGCACCCGGGCCTCGGACGGGGATCCGCTCGACGCGATGGTGTACTGGGACCAGACCACCTATCCGGGCGTGGTCCTGCCCTGCCGCGCGCTCGGGGTATTGAAGGTGGACCAGAAGAAAAAGGCGGGAGGACGGGGGCGCGAGCGCAATGATCGGCTGCTCGTCGTGCCCACCCTGGCGCCCCGCGCCGACAATCTGAACGACATCCACGAACTGTCCTCGCGCGAGCGACAGGAGCTGGAGCACTTCTTCTCCGTCGCCGTGACCTTCGCGAACAAGGACCTGCGCCTGCTCGGTTGGGAAGGAGCGGACAGTGCAGAGCGGCTGCTGGAGCAGGCGGCGGCCCGGTACGAGGCCACGCGTTAG